Sequence from the Bacillota bacterium genome:
TTTGTGTCCATGTTGAAGCTTGTTTGCATCTTCATCGGACCATTACCCGAATACTGGAATTAGGCAAAACCCCGGCTGTAGCCTTGAACCCGGCTACTTCTGCTCATACGCTGGCCCATGTTTTGGATTTAGTAGGTATGGTGCTGTTGATGACAGTAAATCCGGGTTTCGGCGGACAGGAATTTATTCCGGCAGTTGTGCCAAAGATAGAACAAGTGGCCGAAGAAATAAGAAGGCGCGGGCTGGATGTGGCGCTGGAAGTGGACGGTGGCATTGACCGCAAGACAGCTGCTACGGTGGTATCGGCAGGGGCCAATGTGTTGGTGGCTGGGTCGGCCATTTTTGGTTGCCCAGAC
This genomic interval carries:
- a CDS encoding ribulose-phosphate 3-epimerase, yielding MVKVAPSLLAADFSALGAEVARAKEAGADLLHLDVMDGHFVPNITFGPQVVAAVRKHTDLPLDVHLMISEADRYLEDFAAAGADIICVHVEACLHLHRTITRILELGKTPAVALNPATSAHTLAHVLDLVGMVLLMTVNPGFGGQEFIPAVVPKIEQVAEEIRRRGLDVALEVDGGIDRKTAATVVSAGANVLVAGSAIFGCPDIRAAITSIRQAGAGALQ